The Ipomoea triloba cultivar NCNSP0323 chromosome 4, ASM357664v1 DNA segment GAGAAGTCATATTTTACAGTTTCCCGTTAACAGTTACCTAAGCTATCCAGTTTCATTTGTTTTGCTTGCTATGATTTCTTTTATTATGCCAAATGAAGCTGCATTGTTCTTTGTAGTGAAGCAAATGGGCAAATCACTCTATAATCATGGGTGTTTTGCATGACCCTCCAAAATAAATCGAAAACTTACTAAAATTGAATCTACTATACTGTTGAGCAACAGAGCTATCTTTTCATTATCTCTTTTGAAGTTTACTTATGGATAgggaattaatataaatattcgGAGCACGAAACTATATGCAAGGTTACTTAGCTTTCTCTCTGTGGACTTATTCATCATTTAGCTTCATAAATTATGCGTTTTGTTGTTTTTCCAGGGGGAAGAAGGTGACATCTCACTGGAGTTCTTTCATTAAACCAATCGAGTGGCGTTGTAAGTGGGTGGAATTGCAACTTTGGAAGTTAAAATCTCTAGCACAAAAGTACGAAAAAGAACTTGCTCAATACAGCGACAAAAAGCAGTTTGAATTCAAGAACTTTGGATCAGAAGatacaaattcaaaatcaattccGTTTCCCTTTACCCAACAAAGAAACAAGGTACTCGAGAgaaagaggaggaggagaaacGAAGACAAGTTGGATATTGCACAGTATATGTCGAAGCATAACCTGTTTTCCTTTTATGGTATGGACTTTTTCTTCGTTTTTCTAATGCCAATTATTATTCATACCTTGAGCTTTATAAGTGAACTTTTAATCTACAGAAAATAGAACGTCTGCTACTGATGGTGCTTTTCGGAATGATGATCGATTCAGTCCGGGTGAGGCACCTATTTGATGCTTTTCTGTATCCTgtatttaatagaaaaaattgaATATCTACTATGGTTTTAATGTAAAATTTATTTGGCACTGAAAAATCATAGACTGGATCTCGTTTTTGGTTGTTAGTGGGAAATCCCGAGGGAGCCTGAACGTTTGCCCTAACATTATGGCTTTGAAAATTCCTCGTGTTCATCTATGCCCTTTTGCATTACCCTGTTTTTGTGctgaatctattttttttttttttcccatgcCTTCATTTTTGCGATGTGTCGTTAATTATCCGCTTGGTTTTTCATATAGCAATGGTTTCCACTGAGAAGCTCAAAAGCGGCAATGAGTTAAAGATTGATGAGGAATTGGTACAACTTATGCATATGGACGGAAATAACTCCATGGAGCAAATACTTCGCAAGATTGATGGTTTGCAGTCACAGGTAAGTGGGTTGAAAGCTAGGCTGGGGAAGGTAATGCGTGAAAATCCCGTGAAGTTTACTTGCGCTGATAACCCGGGTTTGGATGTACCGAGCAATGCACTTACCAAGTCACGGAACCTTACTGCTTTGTCTACTGGCAACGAGGACAGAATGATTGAAGGATCTCCTATTGCAAGTCAGCTTTTGGCAGAGTATAGTAAGGATGGCGTAATGATAGAAAGATCTCCTATTCCTATTGCAACTCAGCTTTTGGCGGAATATAGTAAGGATAGTGTTATCCCTTGCAAAGACGGGGTGACTGCAAGTACAGACCAATCTCTTGTTGTGGGCACACGTGTAAATGTAAGGCCTCTATCCATAACCTATTCCGTTATTACCTGTTTTCCCGCTCATGTTCTAGCTTGGTGGTTTGTTAGTATTAACTGTAAATTATCATGGCCCGAGCTTTTTCCCTTCCACTCCCTCCTTCCTTTCAAGATAACGTTACTCCTTTCAAAGACTATAAAGTGCTTATTTAGATTTTGCTTAATACGAGGAGTGGAAAGTTGAATACATTTGCGTTTTTATCTTGTTTAGTCCAGTCCGgttttcattctttgtttacCTAAATTATCTACACTTGACCGGCCAAATAACTAGTTTTGGTTGTGAACTTGACTATATTGTGTGATGGAACGCGACTTTGTTTACATTTTGACTGAATTCTTTTGCAGAATGAAGACGTTTTTATGATATACGACTCTAGGATGAAAGAGCGGATGAGAAGCTTCCAAGAGGTTGAGATTCCGCCAGAAGGAAAAGTTCGGGTAATTGAGGGAGGGCAAGGGCAGAGGCGTGCCATCCCGCCAGCTCTGATGGAACCCTTTGACGATCAACCAGCTCGGGGACTTCTCTCCATTACCGACAAAACGGGGAGAGGGCGATCAATTTCTAGTGCGAGGAGCGAGAGATCCTGAGCTTAGTTCTGGTATGGAGTGTTTTATGCGGATCGAGCTTGGCCATTTTCATAGGACAAAATAATCTTacattagattttttttcaGAGGAAATCTGTACATGTCTGCTGGTTCATATATGGGTTTTAGCTGTAAATGTCTCAAATGATGTTTGGCATACCTTCATTTGTTCTGATGTTCTTTGAGGATGGAATAGGATCTGATTGGTATATATCATTAGAGATGTGAGTAATATAATCGAGACTATATATCGTTTACAAATTCATCATAGTTTGATCTGTGTGTAAAGGAGTTGTAAATTCTATCTCTCGATGTGAATGGTCATTTTCATTCTCCAGATGCAACCTGTCCGAGGAACATTTTTCTCGACACCTTAACAGACATGAGGGCGAGAACTGTGGCCGATGGCACAAACAAGACGTCGGGGATGGCTTTTATCAGCTTTAGCTGTGGCACGCTTTCTCCGGCTCTCTTGGCCGCCATAGCTGCCGGGGGCGTAATCAGTCCGGTGAGGAGAGTTGAATCATCCAACTTGCTAGGGTTCACCCTTTTTTTCATGAATTCTACAAACACTCTCTTCTTATCTGATTCATCCGCAGATTTCCATTCTAAAAAACATGCCTGCAGGTTTTGCAAATACACCTTTATTTACTTAGTATGTTACTCGAGTAAGAGTCAAATTCTGTTAGCACGTCCGTCTGAATTTGAATTAATCTCACAGACACAAACATtgtttatatattcaattcattagagggagagagagaccTGGATTTCCTTGAGAGGAGGAGCATCATAATGTTTACCAGGCAATGCTCCATTGACAGTGCTGTAAATTTGGTGAATCATAGAATAACAAGTGGTTATATATACACGGATGAAGAGGGACAACCCCGTCAAGTTGGTCGGATACTCGGGTTGTTAGTTTAGTAATCACAAAATTCACAAAATTCTAAATTTGACTCCGAGTGGGAGcggtttattgttttttttttttttttttttttttttNNNNNNNNNNNNNNNNNNNNNNNNNNNNNNNNNNNNNNNNNNNNNNNNNNNNNNNNNNNNNNNNNNNNNNNNNNNNNNNNNNNNNNNNNNNNNNNNNNNNNNNNNNNNNNNNNNNNNNNNNNNNNNNNNNNNNNNNNNNNNNNNNNNNaaaaaaaaaaaaaaaaaaaagacatgaaAGAAAATCAAGAATCTTACTTAAAAATATCAAGAATTGCGAGGTGAAAATCTTCAAAAGTGTTGATATCTTTCTCAATAAACTGTTTGTGTAGTGTTCCTATCACAAAACCCATCATCTGCGTCGTCGGCAACCCTAACAACATCAGGTGTATAGTCTCATTATCAGTTCAGACGCAAAacataaaatggaataaatttgGAAAGAAAAAACTAACCTTTTCCCATCACTGTCATGACCAAACCCATGTTGTTGCCGGCAGGAAACTATATGATATGAAAGAGCTAACGATTTTTGACCATCCAAAAAGTGTGTTTACATTGTTATATTGACACAGAATTGCCATGGATGGGAATATGATGTCTTGACGACAATCTAATGAATTAGTCATTGAAGCAAGGAATCCATATATGTTCTTGAATTGGTCCCAAATGTAACATATATTCTTCTCTTCAGATTCTTGGCTTGCATTGTGCTTTACTTCAATGTTACTTCAACCTTAATTATCCAACGGAGTAATACTATACatactcccccccccccccccccccccttttttNNNNNNNNNNNNNNNNNNNNNNNNNNNNNNNNNNNNNNNNNNNNNNNNNNNNNNNNNNNNNNNNNNNNNNNNNNtttttttttttttttttttttttttttttttaagaatacgCCACTCTTCTTTTTAGAACAATTGTGAAAAGTCAATCTCCTTTGttcatttttgtactagtgtatgTTATAGTGGCCTGCTCTAATTCATCCAAGGACAATATGATATAAGTGTAggtcatatataattttttgtgacAGGTTCGACCAAGAGAGCATGGGTAAGAATCAAACTTATGATCTTCCATAATTACGAGAATTATGCTACACCTACTCAAGTACTCGGTCATTCTTTTTGAGGCTATTGTATAATCTTTTTAGTGTATATTGTAGCGTGAGTGATATTAAACTCATAAACATTATTTCCCATCTAACTTCACAAACAATTAAtagatataaatattaatttacattgtaaaaatatggaaaatatgttatataaatAAACGCAATTTTTTCCacagaaataaaaataaaaatataattatgtatccTAATTAATGTTGAACTCACGAGTCACACCTACATAATGCATGTTAGGATTCAACGCTTACCACTACGTTATAATTAGTAATGAAAAAATACGTTATTTAATCTTACTTGTGCAATAATTAGTGTTACATTTCTATGATAGAATGCTGGAGTCGACCCTATGAAAATGTATGTAAAGCATGGAGTATATTTTATTCTTGAACGGTTCACTTCCACATCAAGCCACGGCCAACCCACGTTATTATGGGGAACAAACGGAATAATTTCGTAATCCATGCATACGCAATGACACgtatatataatgttatatataacAACATtgtgcccgtaagggcagcctgagtggcaagaccaagacgctcgcggacgtgaggtcctgagttcgaaaccg contains these protein-coding regions:
- the LOC116017626 gene encoding uncharacterized protein LOC116017626, giving the protein MVVEDSKIWGSGNAVKEPKGNHLKCSNISNDDFTFIMNTTFAQQNEVVDASENTEVNVTERVNLDRIRYGLVEAGCQDTTESSSSFEESISGVDESDLCGDVTSAVAFGEVGDLLSMRGKKVTSHWSSFIKPIEWRCKWVELQLWKLKSLAQKYEKELAQYSDKKQFEFKNFGSEDTNSKSIPFPFTQQRNKVLERKRRRRNEDKLDIAQYMSKHNLFSFYENRTSATDGAFRNDDRFSPAMVSTEKLKSGNELKIDEELVQLMHMDGNNSMEQILRKIDGLQSQVSGLKARLGKVMRENPVKFTCADNPGLDVPSNALTKSRNLTALSTGNEDRMIEGSPIASQLLAEYSKDGVMIERSPIPIATQLLAEYSKDSVIPCKDGVTASTDQSLVVGTRVNNEDVFMIYDSRMKERMRSFQEVEIPPEGKVRVIEGGQGQRRAIPPALMEPFDDQPARGLLSITDKTGRGRSISSARSERS
- the LOC116017627 gene encoding uncharacterized protein LOC116017627; translated protein: MGLVMTVMGKGLPTTQMMGFVIGTLHKQFIEKDINTFEDFHLAILDIFNTVNGALPGKHYDAPPLKEIQACFLEWKSADESDKKRVFVEFMKKRVNPSKLDDSTLLTGLITPPAAMAAKRAGESVPQLKLIKAIPDVLFVPSATVLALMSVKVSRKMFLGQVASGE